From Nitrospiria bacterium, a single genomic window includes:
- a CDS encoding AMP-binding protein: MKDILWRPTEELIRSSNVHRFMERHGIKTYEDLIARSTDDIEWFWDAAMQDLGISWYRPYEKVLDTSAGIPWARWFVGGRTNIVYNCLDRHLPARSNKTALLWQGEDGAVREMSYGELDREVGRLANALKDLGLQKRDTVGLYMPMCPEMVAAFYAGLKIGAVVIPIFSGFAAAPLASRLAHAGAKVLITADASLRRGKVHPVKPEADAAAARCPGLKHLIVVNHLGTEIPWNPDRDLWYHELISKRSETCATESLDSEDTALILYTSGTTGQPKGSVHTHGGCLAQMGKELGYPFDLKPEDRFFWLTDIGWMMGPWMIIGVHLFGGTILITEGAPNHPKPDRLWEIIERHRVTIFGISPTAVRMLMRAGDAWVEQHDLSSLRILGSTGEPWDAESYSWFFHKAGGGRIPIINISGGTEIVGCFLAPLPIIPLKACTLGGPGLGMDVDVFDDQGKPVRGQRGHLVCKKPAPSMTRGFWMDPDRYLETYWSRWPDIWFHGDWAYVDPDGYWFLEGRSDDTIKVAGRRTGPAEIEEALIAHPAVSEAAAIGAPDPIKGEEVVGFVVLKPGHVPDEILREELEAQVVRALGKTLRPKEIRFVTDLPKTRSAKIVRRVIRAKYLGQTDLGDLSSIENPQAIEEIGRAR, encoded by the coding sequence ATGAAGGACATCCTCTGGCGGCCCACCGAAGAACTCATTCGTTCCTCCAACGTGCACCGCTTCATGGAACGGCACGGCATTAAAACCTACGAAGACCTGATCGCCCGATCCACCGATGACATCGAATGGTTCTGGGACGCCGCCATGCAGGATCTCGGCATCTCCTGGTATCGGCCGTATGAGAAGGTTCTGGATACCTCGGCCGGCATCCCCTGGGCCCGGTGGTTTGTGGGCGGAAGGACCAACATCGTTTATAACTGTCTTGACCGCCATCTCCCCGCCCGATCGAACAAGACGGCGCTCCTCTGGCAAGGCGAGGACGGCGCCGTCCGGGAAATGAGCTACGGAGAACTTGATCGCGAGGTCGGCCGTCTGGCCAACGCGCTGAAGGACTTGGGCCTTCAGAAAAGAGACACCGTCGGACTTTACATGCCGATGTGTCCCGAGATGGTGGCGGCTTTCTACGCCGGTCTCAAGATCGGCGCGGTCGTGATCCCGATCTTCTCCGGCTTTGCCGCAGCGCCGCTGGCTTCCCGTTTGGCCCATGCCGGCGCCAAAGTTCTCATCACGGCGGACGCCTCCCTCCGACGGGGAAAGGTCCATCCCGTCAAGCCGGAGGCCGATGCGGCGGCCGCCCGCTGTCCCGGCCTTAAACATCTTATTGTCGTCAACCATCTTGGGACCGAAATCCCGTGGAATCCGGACCGCGATCTCTGGTATCACGAACTCATTTCCAAGCGCTCCGAGACCTGCGCCACGGAGTCCCTGGATTCGGAAGACACCGCGCTGATTCTTTATACCTCCGGAACGACGGGTCAACCGAAAGGCTCGGTGCATACCCATGGGGGCTGTCTGGCCCAGATGGGAAAGGAGCTGGGCTACCCCTTCGATTTGAAGCCGGAGGACCGGTTTTTCTGGCTGACGGACATCGGCTGGATGATGGGCCCATGGATGATCATCGGGGTGCATCTCTTCGGTGGAACGATCCTGATCACCGAGGGGGCCCCCAACCACCCAAAACCCGACCGACTCTGGGAGATCATCGAACGGCATCGGGTTACGATCTTCGGAATCTCCCCGACCGCGGTCCGGATGCTGATGCGGGCCGGAGACGCCTGGGTGGAACAGCATGATTTATCTTCGCTTCGGATCCTGGGCTCGACCGGCGAGCCCTGGGACGCCGAAAGCTACTCGTGGTTTTTTCACAAAGCGGGTGGAGGACGGATCCCGATCATCAATATCTCGGGAGGGACCGAGATCGTCGGCTGTTTTCTCGCCCCCCTTCCGATCATACCGCTGAAGGCCTGCACCCTCGGCGGGCCGGGTCTCGGAATGGACGTGGACGTGTTTGACGATCAAGGAAAGCCCGTGCGAGGACAGAGGGGTCATCTGGTCTGCAAGAAGCCAGCGCCCTCCATGACGCGAGGGTTTTGGATGGATCCGGACCGTTACCTCGAAACCTACTGGTCCCGGTGGCCCGACATCTGGTTCCACGGCGACTGGGCCTACGTCGACCCGGACGGCTACTGGTTTCTCGAAGGACGATCCGACGACACCATCAAAGTAGCCGGCCGCCGGACCGGGCCGGCCGAGATCGAAGAGGCCTTGATCGCCCATCCGGCCGTCTCCGAGGCCGCGGCCATCGGCGCGCCGGACCCGATCAAAGGCGAAGAGGTGGTCGGCTTCGTCGTGCTCAAGCCGGGGCACGTCCCCGATGAAATTCTGAGGGAGGAATTGGAAGCGCAGGTGGTCCGCGCGCTCGGGAAGACGCTGCGGCCGAAAGAGATCCGCTTCGTCACGGACCTCCCCAAGACCCGATCGGCCAAGATCGTCCGACGGGTGATTCGAGCGAAATATCTGGGCCAGACCGACCTGGGCGACCTTTCGTCGATCGAGAACCCCCAGGCCATCGAGGAAATCGGCCGGGCGCGCTGA
- a CDS encoding acyl-CoA dehydrogenase family protein, which translates to MDFDLTNEQTRLKQTAREFAESEIAPGVAERDRDSRFPWELVPKLAQMKFLGIMAPKEYGGAGLDSLSAAIIVEEIARVDGSTALTVASHNALSVRHIHRFGSEAQRKRHVTRLASGEVLGAWALTEPHAGSDASALETTARLEGDHWILNGQKMFITQGTVAGIYIIMASTDRTLGTKGISAFVVEKGTPGLTPGQPTNRFGVRASDTAPLTLENVKIPKENLIGNLHEGYDQAMEMLNGGRIGIGAMAVGLARAALEAAVRYAHQRVQFGKPIAQHEGIQFMLADMGTELQAARFLVYHAACLKDKDRSYRKEASMAKLYASEMAMRATNKAMQIHGGYGFLKDNPVERYLRDAKLCEIGEGTSEIQRLIIAKELLKGKELP; encoded by the coding sequence ATCGACTTCGACCTCACAAACGAGCAGACGCGGCTGAAGCAGACGGCCCGCGAGTTCGCCGAGTCCGAGATCGCGCCCGGGGTTGCCGAACGGGATCGGGACAGCCGCTTTCCCTGGGAACTCGTCCCCAAGCTGGCCCAAATGAAATTTCTGGGAATCATGGCCCCGAAAGAATACGGCGGCGCGGGACTGGACAGCCTGAGCGCAGCCATCATCGTTGAAGAGATCGCGCGGGTCGACGGATCCACCGCACTGACCGTGGCTTCCCACAACGCCCTCAGCGTCCGCCACATCCACCGGTTTGGAAGCGAGGCTCAACGAAAACGCCACGTCACGCGGCTGGCCTCCGGCGAAGTCCTGGGCGCTTGGGCGCTGACCGAGCCCCACGCCGGCTCGGATGCCTCCGCGCTCGAAACCACGGCGCGGCTTGAGGGCGATCATTGGATCTTGAACGGTCAAAAAATGTTCATCACGCAGGGTACCGTCGCCGGCATCTATATTATCATGGCCTCGACCGACCGGACGCTTGGTACCAAAGGAATCTCGGCCTTTGTGGTCGAGAAGGGAACGCCGGGTCTGACCCCGGGTCAACCCACGAACCGCTTCGGCGTCCGGGCGTCGGACACCGCGCCCCTGACCTTGGAGAACGTAAAAATCCCGAAAGAGAATCTCATCGGCAACCTCCACGAAGGCTACGACCAGGCCATGGAAATGTTGAACGGCGGACGGATCGGGATCGGCGCGATGGCGGTCGGGCTGGCCCGGGCCGCGCTGGAGGCGGCCGTGCGCTACGCGCATCAGCGCGTCCAGTTCGGAAAACCGATCGCCCAGCACGAGGGGATTCAGTTCATGCTGGCCGATATGGGCACCGAGCTTCAGGCGGCCCGTTTTCTCGTCTATCACGCCGCCTGTCTAAAGGATAAGGACCGATCGTATCGCAAGGAAGCCTCGATGGCCAAGTTGTACGCATCGGAAATGGCGATGCGCGCCACGAACAAAGCGATGCAGATTCACGGCGGCTACGGCTTTTTAAAGGACAATCCGGTCGAACGTTACCTCCGCGACGCCAAGCTGTGCGAGATCGGCGAGGGAACGTCCGAGATCCAGCGGCTGATCATCGCGAAGGAGTTGCTGAAAGGGAAGGAACTGCCTTGA
- the meaB gene encoding methylmalonyl Co-A mutase-associated GTPase MeaB yields the protein MNNWTRKIRSGDFRAAAKLITAIERGDPSAVPILKSLYPYTGRARIIGITGSTGTGKSSLINGLTTGYRRLRQRVGILAVDPTSPISGGAILGDRIRMREHFTDPGVFIRSIASRGAPGGLPVLVLAEAVHVLDALGMDVVFIETIGVGQDQTAVSSIARTTVVVLNPTMGDEVQLLKAGIMEVADLFVVNKADLPGGDTMAIHLSDLSGSERPIPVFKTSALKQLGIDELIKGLNDLARKTRQARQPKGTDRR from the coding sequence ATGAACAATTGGACCCGAAAAATCCGTAGCGGCGATTTTCGCGCGGCGGCGAAGTTAATCACGGCGATCGAGCGGGGCGATCCGTCCGCGGTTCCGATCTTAAAGTCCCTGTATCCATACACCGGCCGGGCCCGGATCATCGGAATCACCGGATCGACCGGAACCGGCAAGAGCAGCTTGATCAACGGCCTTACGACCGGCTACCGTCGTCTGCGGCAACGGGTGGGCATCCTGGCCGTGGATCCCACCAGCCCGATTTCCGGCGGTGCGATCTTAGGCGACCGGATCCGGATGCGGGAGCATTTTACCGATCCCGGCGTTTTCATCCGCAGCATCGCCAGCCGCGGCGCCCCGGGCGGGCTCCCGGTTCTGGTTCTGGCCGAAGCGGTGCACGTCTTGGACGCGCTTGGAATGGATGTGGTCTTCATCGAGACGATCGGCGTCGGCCAGGATCAGACGGCCGTTTCCTCCATCGCACGGACCACCGTGGTCGTCCTCAACCCGACCATGGGAGACGAGGTTCAGCTTTTAAAGGCCGGGATCATGGAGGTGGCGGATTTATTCGTGGTGAACAAAGCGGATCTGCCCGGGGGGGACACGATGGCGATTCATTTGTCCGATCTGTCCGGGTCCGAGCGTCCCATTCCGGTTTTCAAAACCTCGGCCCTCAAACAGCTCGGCATCGACGAGCTCATCAAAGGGTTGAACGATCTGGCCCGGAAGACCCGGCAAGCCCGACAACCGAAAGGAACCGATCGCCGATGA
- a CDS encoding MmgE/PrpD family protein, with the protein MTTLAERLAAFAHGLSFDDLPRNVVHEVKRRVIDSIGCAIGAFDSEPCRIARTVARLVTSRYPATLIGTAHASAPDLAAFANGTMIRYLDYNDTYLSKEPAHPSDNIAAALAVAEAEGAGGKALIASIVVGYEIQCRLCDAAALRTRGWDHVTYGPLSTALVAAKLMGLPQASMVHALGLAGVPNIALRQTRVGDLSMWKGCAFANAARNGVFAAWLAKQGMTGPAPLFEGEKGFFRQVTGPFDLPPLAEKGRPFKIMDTYIKFYPAEYHAQSAIEAALLLRPNFALKDIRTIAVKTFDVAVEIIGKDPEKWRPRNRETADHSLPYLVAVALMDGRVGLDQFTEARIADRRLQALIQKVAVTADPAFDRAYPEAMPNQVQVKTVDGRSHALKVTYPKGHPKRPLTDSELEAKFSSLAEPRLSKKQIRRLLDRLWKLDALEKMDDLLSLCIVPGKRKGRPT; encoded by the coding sequence ATGACGACCCTGGCTGAGCGATTGGCCGCCTTCGCCCACGGGCTATCGTTCGACGATCTGCCGCGCAACGTGGTCCATGAAGTCAAGCGGCGGGTGATCGATTCGATCGGTTGCGCGATCGGGGCGTTTGATTCGGAGCCCTGCCGGATCGCCCGAACGGTGGCCCGTCTCGTCACGAGCCGGTATCCGGCCACCCTGATCGGGACCGCGCACGCGTCCGCGCCGGATCTGGCCGCCTTTGCGAACGGAACGATGATCCGGTACCTTGACTACAACGACACGTATCTCTCGAAGGAGCCGGCCCATCCCAGCGACAACATCGCGGCCGCGCTGGCCGTCGCCGAGGCGGAAGGCGCCGGCGGAAAGGCCCTGATCGCCTCGATCGTCGTCGGTTACGAGATCCAATGCCGGCTGTGCGACGCGGCCGCTCTGCGCACGCGGGGCTGGGATCATGTCACCTACGGCCCCTTGTCCACCGCGCTGGTCGCGGCCAAGCTGATGGGCCTGCCGCAGGCGTCGATGGTCCACGCGCTCGGACTGGCGGGCGTTCCCAATATCGCCCTCCGGCAGACGCGCGTCGGCGATCTGTCGATGTGGAAAGGCTGCGCGTTCGCCAACGCCGCTCGGAACGGGGTCTTCGCGGCGTGGCTGGCCAAACAGGGGATGACCGGACCGGCGCCGCTGTTCGAGGGAGAAAAAGGATTCTTCCGACAAGTCACGGGCCCGTTTGACCTGCCGCCGCTGGCTGAAAAGGGGCGGCCGTTTAAGATCATGGATACGTATATCAAATTCTATCCGGCCGAATACCATGCCCAGAGCGCCATCGAAGCCGCACTGCTGCTTCGACCCAATTTTGCACTCAAAGACATCCGTACCATCGCCGTGAAAACGTTCGATGTCGCGGTCGAGATCATCGGAAAAGACCCCGAGAAATGGCGGCCCCGCAACCGTGAGACGGCGGATCACAGCTTGCCTTACCTTGTCGCCGTGGCGCTTATGGACGGCCGCGTCGGGCTTGACCAGTTCACGGAAGCTCGGATCGCGGATCGCCGCCTCCAGGCGCTGATTCAAAAGGTAGCGGTCACGGCCGATCCCGCGTTCGACCGGGCCTATCCCGAGGCCATGCCGAATCAGGTCCAGGTGAAGACCGTCGATGGCCGCTCCCACGCTCTTAAAGTCACCTATCCCAAAGGGCATCCGAAACGTCCCTTAACGGATAGCGAGTTGGAGGCGAAATTCAGTTCGCTGGCCGAACCGAGGCTCTCCAAGAAACAGATCCGAAGGCTTTTAGATCGTCTCTGGAAGCTGGACGCCTTAGAAAAAATGGACGATCTCCTCTCCCTTTGTATCGTCCCCGGAAAACGGAAAGGACGTCCGACATGA
- the prpB gene encoding methylisocitrate lyase gives MSSACQLRKQLDQGLVVAPGVFNAVTAKMVEVVGFQAAYLSGAGLTNAMTAFPDIGLLTMSELAQQTAYIASAIRIPLIVDADTGFGGPLSVARTVRELERAGAAAIQIEDQQDPKRCGHLAGKRLIPANAMAEKIRSAAKARRNPDLVIIARTDARGVEGLKAAIDRARRYREAGADMIFPEAPESAAEFSRFADRVPGPLMANMTEFGKSPYVSVREFDRLGYRLVIFPMTIFRVMMKSAESALHELKRSGTQRRLLSRMQTRKELYALLNYEEYEKMEAEASSSRTRSPKRRD, from the coding sequence ATGAGTTCGGCTTGCCAATTACGCAAGCAACTCGATCAGGGACTGGTTGTCGCTCCGGGGGTGTTTAATGCCGTCACGGCCAAGATGGTGGAAGTCGTCGGCTTTCAGGCGGCCTATCTCTCCGGAGCCGGGCTGACCAACGCGATGACCGCCTTTCCGGACATCGGACTCTTGACGATGTCCGAGCTGGCGCAACAAACGGCCTACATCGCCTCCGCGATCCGCATCCCCTTGATCGTCGATGCCGATACCGGTTTCGGCGGGCCGCTCAGCGTGGCCCGGACCGTTCGAGAACTGGAGCGGGCCGGCGCCGCGGCCATCCAGATCGAAGACCAGCAAGACCCGAAACGGTGCGGTCATCTGGCCGGAAAACGCTTGATCCCGGCGAATGCCATGGCCGAAAAGATCCGCTCGGCCGCAAAAGCTCGGAGGAACCCCGACCTCGTCATTATCGCGCGGACGGATGCCCGCGGGGTGGAGGGCTTGAAGGCCGCCATCGACCGGGCTCGCCGATACCGGGAAGCCGGTGCGGATATGATTTTTCCCGAGGCGCCGGAGTCGGCCGCGGAATTTTCCCGATTTGCAGACCGCGTGCCGGGACCACTGATGGCCAACATGACCGAATTCGGAAAAAGCCCGTACGTGTCGGTTCGAGAGTTCGATCGGCTGGGATATCGATTGGTCATCTTTCCGATGACGATTTTCCGCGTCATGATGAAATCGGCGGAGTCCGCCCTCCATGAACTCAAACGGAGCGGAACGCAACGCAGGCTTTTAAGCCGGATGCAAACGCGGAAGGAATTGTATGCGCTGTTGAATTACGAGGAGTATGAAAAGATGGAGGCGGAAGCATCAAGCTCGCGGACACGATCTCCTAAACGCCGCGACTAA
- a CDS encoding GTPase domain-containing protein, whose translation MSFINYSAREINCKIVFYGPGLGGKTTNLQYIYKKTNPDSKGKMISLATESERTLFFDFLPLALGNIKGFKVRFHLYTVPGQVFYDASRKLILKGVDGVVFVADSQTERMEANIESMDNLRKNLQEQGYNLDNLPFVVQYNKRDLPSAVSVEELNQALNPKGVPFFEAVAPQGQGVFETLKEIAKQVILEIKKGS comes from the coding sequence ATGTCGTTTATCAATTATTCCGCGCGCGAGATCAACTGCAAGATCGTCTTTTACGGTCCCGGTCTGGGGGGAAAAACGACCAACCTCCAGTACATTTACAAAAAGACGAACCCCGACAGCAAAGGAAAGATGATCTCGCTCGCCACCGAAAGTGAACGAACGCTCTTTTTTGATTTTCTGCCGTTGGCCCTGGGAAACATTAAAGGCTTCAAGGTCCGATTTCATCTCTACACCGTTCCCGGCCAGGTTTTCTACGATGCGAGTCGAAAATTGATTCTCAAAGGAGTGGACGGCGTGGTGTTCGTTGCGGACTCTCAGACGGAACGGATGGAGGCCAACATTGAAAGCATGGACAACCTGCGGAAGAATCTCCAGGAACAAGGGTACAATCTCGACAATCTTCCGTTTGTCGTCCAATACAATAAGCGGGATCTGCCCAGCGCCGTTTCGGTGGAGGAATTGAACCAGGCGTTAAACCCCAAAGGGGTTCCTTTCTTCGAGGCGGTCGCTCCCCAGGGGCAGGGTGTGTTCGAGACTCTTAAGGAGATTGCCAAACAGGTTATCCTGGAGATCAAGAAAGGCTCCTAG
- a CDS encoding roadblock/LC7 domain-containing protein, protein MPDPGLIMYEEEFKQIDAELRRLHQQANAKVTFLVDKNGQLISAIGETENLDTTSLASLTAGNIAATGGMAKLLGEKDFSILFHEGERDNIHISLVGRVILVVIFDQRSSLGLVRLRVKKSVEVLGQILQKILQKVDQVKAPTAAGGGTPKESSKSPFAEITEDDIEKLFG, encoded by the coding sequence ATGCCCGATCCTGGATTGATCATGTACGAGGAGGAGTTCAAGCAAATCGACGCCGAGCTCCGCCGGCTTCACCAACAGGCCAACGCCAAGGTCACGTTTCTGGTGGATAAGAACGGCCAGCTGATTTCGGCGATCGGCGAGACGGAAAATCTGGACACCACCTCTCTGGCCTCTTTGACGGCGGGGAACATCGCTGCGACCGGCGGAATGGCCAAGCTGTTGGGTGAGAAAGACTTCTCGATTTTATTCCACGAGGGGGAGCGGGACAATATTCATATCTCGCTGGTCGGCCGGGTCATTCTCGTCGTGATCTTCGACCAACGGTCTTCGTTGGGACTGGTGCGTTTGCGGGTTAAAAAAAGCGTTGAGGTCCTGGGTCAAATCTTACAAAAGATCCTGCAAAAAGTGGATCAGGTCAAGGCTCCGACCGCCGCAGGCGGCGGGACACCCAAGGAGTCGTCGAAGTCTCCTTTCGCCGAAATTACGGAAGATGACATTGAAAAGCTGTTTGGCTGA
- a CDS encoding FHA domain-containing protein: MEITTNPQTPTVAPPSLKDLILKTLEREPHRAFLAEDLILLLKLQSPKDPQKQAQTVEQIKSHLHGLVEDGRITEVAAGLFKYRLFFESEKSIEHAFIGGMGNNRYRFHSPIFRLNIGVLSVYFIRDPKKGDWYMTVRDTTIGRDYGLVRRLRDGQYLIGNRPAAAEEKGYIQISGRYIEKEHLTLAISGDEINIEDHNTPNGTRIDLLTKDGLARYQQAAQAFLKAAEPASRQDPVARGRFALEQLLRHHQNLETTFFGAVVDSVLLAG; the protein is encoded by the coding sequence ATGGAAATAACAACAAACCCGCAAACCCCGACTGTCGCCCCGCCCTCTTTAAAAGACCTTATCTTAAAAACGCTGGAACGGGAACCCCACCGGGCCTTTCTGGCCGAAGATCTGATTCTGCTTCTCAAGTTGCAATCTCCTAAGGATCCGCAAAAGCAGGCCCAGACCGTGGAGCAGATAAAGTCCCATTTGCATGGTCTGGTTGAGGACGGTCGGATCACGGAGGTCGCGGCCGGTCTGTTTAAATACCGGCTTTTCTTCGAATCGGAAAAGAGCATCGAGCATGCCTTTATCGGGGGAATGGGGAACAATCGCTATCGGTTTCATTCCCCCATATTTCGACTCAATATCGGCGTTCTCTCGGTCTATTTTATCCGAGACCCGAAGAAGGGGGACTGGTACATGACCGTCCGGGATACCACGATCGGGAGGGATTACGGCCTGGTCCGTCGCCTTCGCGACGGTCAGTATCTGATCGGAAACCGTCCCGCCGCCGCGGAGGAGAAGGGTTATATTCAAATTTCCGGGAGGTATATCGAGAAAGAACATTTGACCCTCGCGATATCCGGTGATGAAATAAACATCGAGGACCACAATACTCCAAACGGGACGCGCATCGACCTTCTCACGAAAGACGGCCTGGCCCGTTATCAGCAGGCCGCCCAGGCCTTCTTGAAGGCGGCCGAACCGGCGAGCCGGCAGGATCCCGTTGCAAGGGGACGGTTCGCGCTGGAGCAGCTCCTGCGCCATCATCAGAACCTAGAGACGACGTTCTTCGGAGCCGTGGTCGATTCGGTGTTGTTGGCCGGTTAG
- a CDS encoding pyruvate ferredoxin oxidoreductase, producing MYCPEADCIKLDTRKMKAFVVIERCKGCELCVVVCDAAKHNAIIMAPVDGATGEIMLDKHKAEAAALGQAYQG from the coding sequence ATGTACTGCCCGGAAGCTGACTGCATCAAGCTCGATACCCGGAAAATGAAGGCGTTTGTGGTTATCGAGCGCTGCAAAGGATGCGAGCTCTGCGTCGTGGTTTGTGACGCGGCCAAGCACAATGCGATTATCATGGCCCCCGTCGATGGCGCCACCGGCGAGATCATGCTTGACAAGCATAAGGCCGAAGCGGCCGCGCTCGGCCAAGCCTACCAAGGGTAA
- a CDS encoding 2-oxoacid:acceptor oxidoreductase family protein: MLKKRTNIRMSGLGGQGVVTSAHVMAMAANKDGKFSISNPFFGAEKRMAPAESYCRIGSERIYDRGELVYPDIIMVFHPQVITLQKSYTAPFYSGIKKGGLLIINSNSDLLNDEDKEHLKELNVAVYTFDGTALALEIAGTELASNMAMIGAVTGISKVVTMEAVDQAIQERFGKKYVASGGTATLDEAIKKKFAKKEQLLQKNMATIKKSYELASAWAENRKLAVAV, encoded by the coding sequence ATGTTGAAGAAACGCACGAATATTCGAATGTCCGGATTGGGCGGCCAAGGGGTGGTGACCTCGGCCCACGTGATGGCCATGGCCGCCAACAAAGACGGGAAATTTTCGATTTCGAATCCTTTCTTCGGAGCCGAGAAACGAATGGCCCCGGCCGAGAGTTACTGCCGGATCGGCTCCGAGCGGATTTATGATCGGGGAGAGCTTGTCTATCCGGATATTATTATGGTATTCCATCCCCAGGTGATCACTCTGCAGAAAAGTTACACGGCGCCTTTCTATTCGGGCATCAAAAAAGGCGGGTTGTTGATCATCAATTCCAATTCGGACCTGCTGAACGATGAAGACAAAGAGCATCTGAAGGAATTGAACGTGGCCGTCTACACGTTTGACGGCACAGCGCTGGCGCTTGAGATCGCCGGAACCGAGTTGGCCTCGAATATGGCCATGATCGGCGCGGTCACCGGCATTTCCAAGGTGGTGACGATGGAGGCGGTGGACCAGGCCATTCAAGAGCGGTTCGGCAAGAAGTACGTGGCCTCCGGAGGAACGGCCACGCTGGATGAGGCGATCAAGAAGAAGTTCGCCAAGAAGGAACAGTTGCTGCAGAAGAACATGGCCACGATCAAAAAATCGTATGAGTTGGCCTCCGCTTGGGCCGAGAACCGGAAATTGGCCGTGGCCGTCTAA
- a CDS encoding thiamine pyrophosphate-dependent enzyme: MSKEKIQICPEFFDIMPPEYRDLVEQSTYGNEDRGWKDIGNSKELIEAHSLCAGCPESMAFRYILASLPNPEDTVMVGSTGCTSLVFPMVAVHNIHSLFGNQNAVASGLKRALTVRFPDRIKDVVVLAGDGATVDIGLDMTLQAWFRQEKFTTICFDNELYANTGGQESGLMRKGFVAKMAPTGKKFDKVRLPEIARESGCCYVVNLTVSKPSLVEKVIKNAVLLAREVGPTYIQMYTPCILEIGKNSMEGLQEMRDSEKPGERFNYKEYITDEAKQFLADIEAKKKTAAIAATQPAA, encoded by the coding sequence ATGAGCAAAGAAAAGATTCAGATCTGTCCCGAGTTTTTTGATATCATGCCCCCGGAGTATCGCGATCTGGTCGAGCAATCCACCTACGGGAATGAGGACCGTGGCTGGAAAGATATCGGGAACAGCAAAGAGCTGATCGAGGCGCATTCGCTTTGCGCCGGCTGTCCCGAGTCGATGGCCTTCCGATACATCCTCGCTTCCCTTCCCAATCCGGAAGACACCGTGATGGTCGGATCCACCGGTTGCACGAGCCTTGTTTTCCCCATGGTGGCGGTGCACAACATCCATTCATTGTTCGGCAACCAGAACGCCGTTGCCAGCGGACTCAAACGGGCTCTCACCGTCCGATTCCCGGACCGGATCAAGGACGTGGTGGTGCTGGCCGGCGACGGGGCGACGGTGGATATCGGTCTCGACATGACGTTGCAGGCCTGGTTCCGTCAGGAAAAATTCACGACGATCTGTTTTGACAACGAGCTCTATGCCAACACGGGCGGACAGGAATCCGGTCTGATGCGCAAGGGTTTCGTGGCCAAGATGGCTCCGACGGGCAAGAAGTTCGACAAGGTTCGGTTGCCTGAGATCGCGCGGGAGTCGGGCTGTTGTTACGTCGTCAACCTGACGGTCAGCAAGCCTTCCTTGGTGGAGAAGGTGATCAAGAACGCGGTGCTGCTGGCCCGCGAGGTCGGGCCGACCTACATTCAGATGTACACTCCTTGCATCCTTGAGATCGGCAAGAACAGCATGGAAGGCCTTCAGGAGATGCGCGATTCCGAAAAGCCGGGCGAGCGCTTCAATTACAAAGAGTACATCACCGACGAAGCCAAGCAGTTTCTGGCCGACATCGAGGCGAAGAAAAAGACGGCGGCCATTGCGGCGACCCAGCCGGCAGCATAA